The Silene latifolia isolate original U9 population chromosome X, ASM4854445v1, whole genome shotgun sequence genome contains the following window.
TTTATACATTGATGGTACGTTaaagggactgctttcatctggtgtagcCACGGCCTTCCCAGGATGACATTGTAAGTAGAGGTTCCGTCTATGACCAGATACCTGATTttcttgttgactcctcccacataggttgggatgactatctcgcccagCGAGTTGGctgtttctccgctgaagcctACCAGCGGGATAGTtttcttctgtaaatccttctcgctgaatcccatattttctatagTCTTCAGCATGATCAGATTGACTGAGCTGCCTGTAtataccaagacctttctaactgtgcagtTAGCCATTGACAGGGTGATTATGAGTGCATCATGATGTTCCCGCTCGtcatatgtatctccttcatcaaaagtAACAGCTGGTagatcactgtgagaaattctgcaagatcTTGCTGgtctatctcctttggtctcggtggcatgtCTTTTAGCTGTCGAGTACGTTAGCCCACTTagatctgagccgcctgttatcaggtttatgattttggtgcatgtgggtggagtTGCAGGCTTtgtggagcctaccttatcttgctgcttacCCCCTTGTGGTAATAGGTGGATCAGCTCACCTTGctcatacaggcgcttgatctctcttcgtagtgTGTAGCAGTCTTCAGTGTTATGCCAGTTGTCacgatggaactcacacttctttttgCTATCTTTCCGCCATCCCTGTTCTTCTACTGGTGGTTTGGGCCACCTTACTCCATCTCctatctccctgagtgccttcagaATTCCTCCGAtgcctgtagtgaatccatactctgccagATTAGGGAGTTGCCGATTTTCTTAatttctgttgactccccttccagaTGGCATGTATCTCTCATCTTTTTTACTGGTAggttgctttcttcctgatttctctacAGCTGAGGTACTGGAAACGCTTGGTGTATTAAGTAGGCTTGGTCTGGCTAGGATGTCTTCCTCTAGTCTGATTGTGGCAGCCGCCTTTTCTTGTACTGCTTCGAAGCTgtggcagggatgcatagtcagctgcttgtataggtcagagtcatggtggaggcctctcctgaaggcttctactgctgtcgaaACATCACATTCCCGTACTGCCACCTTTTCATTGTTGAACCTGGTATTGTACTCTCCAATGgtttctcctgccccctggacgattctatATAGATCTCCTACATGCTTTTGCGGCTTCCTGCTGCATGCAAACTGCTGGGTGAACACAtttaccaattcagcaaatgtggatatcgacctgttgggtagACTTACAAACCATCGAAATACCGGGCCCGCtaaggtggatccaaatcctttacacatgcaaGCTTCCTTGACCTGCCCTACAACCGTtactgtcatcattttctgcttgtactggcttatatggtcaaagggatTTGTTGTGCCATCAAGGAGAGGCATATtcggatttgtgaatccctttggcatggctatgatggatatggcgtccacgaacggtgagtcggcataactgtcaAGTGCTGCTTTCTCAAGTGGGGATGGCAGTCCCGGAACCCTGCTTAGCATCTCTCTTAACTCCAAATACTGCTGATTCATTATGCTGCCTGAATCTGGAGTCCGCCTGTCAGCTACTTGCTGATTTAATGTGTTGCCTCCTGATCCAAACTCTTGAAGATTCTGATGCGTCCCGGTAGCTAGGGGGTTGAGGTTACGATTGTTCCCTGCTGCCAGCCCTCTTGTTGGTTAACCGCGGATCCTACTCCAGGTGTCTGGCCTATTGCTGCGAAATTGCTGATAGGGGTGCCACCTGCTCGTGCTTCCATGTGGCTGGCTGGCGGCCAGTTATCTGCTGTGAGATATCCCAACCCTTGCGGAGTTATTCTTCCATCCGACGGTACTGTTGCTAGATCCAACCTTGTTACTAATTCGGTGGGTATCTGTCGAAGCGaattcctgctgcctgatgctccCTGTGTCAGATCCACCACTGGAAATCTCCCTTCACTCGCCCTATTCGCTGGGGTGACAGATTGCTGTTTTAGGATAtctatctgtgcccagagctctctgtctctcttccttgcttcagctttggctttcttctggtcttctctcatgttttccatggccttctgaaggttctgtaacacccccatactccaagtgccttaccaggaccactcaggtataaggatgctaccatctcggttacccgaggcatgatattcataagacaataacgaaacaactttaaatgatataactttagtgaaaagtacaactgaaaccaaatcccaaaatacgggtacaagttctcaaaccaactgtctactgaattaactgaaatgttataaaactaataaaactacagcggaagacttctatcgtcagacggtggcacatcccagctatcccagtactcaactcaaacctgctcaattactgctcaccatccccgaatggatcaccgcaggttttacaaaacaacaaccggggtcagtactaatcacacaacttatatatatatcaacaatacgataaacagacagcttacaccgtcacacatacacacaatcacaccagtcccaacaatctcaatcaccgactgtccactagaccagccctgccagtgggggaccgcatccgtacccacctaagccccgctcatcataccgagcgataaccctgtccattaatgtgcacataccttctgtggcggattccacagaaggcgaaactagggcgtgaagccactcctgcaagtgactccactcagccgagaacgcatctcgagaaccagagacaaacaatcacaatcacaatcactgccgtcacaatacaattacgatattaaacaattaatctcaacacatcaacaatcatcccattatgggactaatactgagtaggaaatcctagctggaaagcacaactatcagacggtctctacagctgtatcaaaaagcctcttctacaaaacctcctcctatcatacaacatataaacactaccaaatcacaatctacacaaaaacccccaaatccccatattaggttttaaccaacttaaaggaaaaacagtaaaaagggtacatagatcttaccctcgacgcaaggatctcaacggtataacaaacgatgaaaaccgaccttccaaactccgggatttcctaacaatgcgattaaagggatgaacgtaattttgctttctctctttgacagtaatttaggttttgaaaagtgtttaagaacaatgacggaaaagcttatatactttaatcgcataattaacaaaacccgagaaataactccccgtaaaccggctactcgatcgagtagctaaggtactcgatcgagtgcccccttactcgatcgagtatcttagttactcgatcgagtacccaacaggtcagaaactattttaaaacgtaactcacccttactcaacagagtaaggcctactcgatagagtaccaaaagactcataaatacggagtattacagtcttccctctttaaaaagaacttcgtccccgaagttgaacccatactcaaaaacaaacatactaactcgatcaagacacaacaaccaactaagaactcaaaacaaaaccccaaccgactaaacatgaaaccatgaacgcttaacaccaactccaccaactatactTAACTCCACCacatgtctcacgatatcgtatcaactacatcatattctccctcgacaccaactcccaacatcaccaactactatccacaaacgctgctagctccggaacatattatccattagaaaatccaatatcaagacattcacaaacatcaaacggaatgttacattctaccacccttaaaaggaacttcgtcctcgaagtttactcacactcataacttcatcctccaactgtcaacactatagaacttatatacatcatcatccaactgtcagcactatataaaatattctcacactccgaagcatcacactactacaagcacgaccatgacctttaacaaaatcaaccacaacacgaatcaatcttttattcgacatcaagactcaaacttccaaatatattaccatatgcatacccatcaaaatctcttttatcgcatcctactcctcttaagataaatgttacgtcctcgtaactcactaatactaaatcctagctatatcttttcattatcctcatcaccaccgcatgtaaAAGACAACCACCTaaaatctaaacactcgccatgcatacaTCCATTGCtcacttacttaaacatttctcatacctcaactcattcggcacaccacctaacctataccataaaactcgtagcaaaacaccatactaactctccattattactgcaaaacaacatacctctctatgtaaggcacttatctcccagaagcataactcatggtccacactcgttacgtacacgcacactaggtCCTCAAggtctttccttcattaccgcaaaactcatagaTAACTtgacatgacactaattcccccaacaccctacactcactgtctcaacaaaggattatgaaccacctgcatctttcaggttattaccacacatgttctacgactcacttgccattaccatatctactaaagccttatctagaacaaaatcaaaattactgtaacaacctctcacaccCGTGTCCCATCAGCAGAATAtcattataccatgacaacaacgaaaacatatacaactctatttcatttcatactctaccctcattcccaacttaacctggtaaagaaaacatcaataaacaagacaactgtctatctgcacaaactgaaactcgcagggagcaacatcaaacaaaacaacaatctatgtataactggtatgtactttcaaaactcgaatcataatcattccgcctactccaccacaaccggtgagggcatcacaacaccgccaccaacagccacaccgcagtgcgaaaatacccacatcacaacactaaatatcgtgcccggatcaccacccgaggcaccacaaccacatcgatagtcatcacaactgcatacaactcccataaatactgactcagaataacttctcagacaagaaaaacttactcaaatccactttactaaatcataacacaacatattttatgaattaaacagataataacctcgtgaatatcatccccttaccatatcacagattgacatgtatcatgaatacatacaagtatagccagtcatgctagatcactcaaattattacctatttgaatatcattcaattagatcagcgtactcaacatgcattacagaacattcaactaacaattttatgataatcacaccataccacgtcttgtgaggtcaaaacctcacacaaacatttatatatcacagacccgtaatcacatccaaccagtcaatcctgatcacgtaagttaccactcaacaaaggttacctgtcgcccgagcttaactcgcatgcccctcatcacattcttccattcgcataaccagcaccttctgccatacataactaTACATctaacactcactatgagaaaccgcctcctaagactatgtcttatacttcctcacaaccatacctatcaattcaatctctacaaaatcagcctcagtagaattgccatctttcctacttatcattaaccttaaccactagcgacaacacctccacatcactaccgttcgtacatcaaacttcttacactcatctctaaacatcaccgtttcttccctatctttggttatcatccccaataatgagcatcaaatccatcaacaaaattaccttaacattattcccaatactatccttaattgtatcatcatctaactctccaccaaaatctcatatcctgcagatattctaccaacttcttactttccttaatttctcaaaaCGCAAGACTAATCTTGTTGTTCCGAAGctcctgtataaccattaactcaattACTCTTGATAGTTTCATacatcccgatgattccttacttttatatcacataactccggtgaacatttttctcagcttacttttatccttcttttctctttatactcaacaattccttttaatatctcaactccttattacttctacctaaccctttagtgctctaattaccttctcatcgctccaaaactcaaatctcattatttcatatcgatatcatctcactctttattACCATGGGTCCCCTCTCATCACTCCACTTACTCACACTTGTaactaatttgtccataaaaaaaatcaacatttaatgttcaaacaattacatctccctttttacatctctagaaatcaaaattctttttataccgttaattgcccaaggaaatcacacattagtttcgtctctcgataacacaaatttccaaactcagtcattatctgcaaatccacgtcgcgatatgtctccattaagttcactatatacctctcttcttaattcctctaaaacgacctttcattacatatattcttacttaacactatttctaaccatctccctccataattcgttatacatctcaggttgctactatccacatcctttctttcaatcttttcattctcacgttctttaaacttacatcactctttgcccacattcacttactcttacattactcaacacacaatcatatcactcatcccgtctcacaaaacatgctctatgcctcaattaagccataccaatctcccttttctttttcccctatctatcacaacacatagaactcatgtcctcccaccgaactcctactcaccacaggtgccactcactacaccataagattgggtaacttacgcatcaggatcaacatacatgtaaaacaatgcataaagaagtaaaataacacctttgaattaaacataatatgcaacgaagtcaaaagataagcatatgacccaaaacaggggtcactagatcgagtacaggccactcgatcgagtaagtgacttactcgatcgagtaggtgaagatcagaagcacgtaaaacaaattaccagggccactcgatcgagtaactgacgtactcgatcgagttcccccctactcgatcgagtaccaaggctactcgatcgagtacctacacatttctcagcactgtcaagttttcgtaaaacagtcataactcactcatttcttagtcgttttgggcgtgtgacctatcgttagaatcgtaaaagaacaagctatcacctccaattggaatcacattaaaataatttatgcatctcaagttataacagtttaaagacaactttgctgtaatcagacgacataactatttgatttttacttccaaacagcttaaacaataaccaagcaaacaaaacgagtccaaaactcataaaaccagtattcataatcatatgttactattttcaaaagccaagcaacaacattcatcatgcacatagattatttaacttgtcaatcacgatttgcccacatgcttttattttataactttacgtacacaataacataatatacgacataaaatcccctattcacatgttactaacattgcaacattatacaatccattacccacataaacatgctccacacatgaatttcatattcttatgcaattacttacctattctcttccaaccaattcatccattacagctacacacttcttacaacatatacacatgaacaatcgtggacaagtacataaacttatcatacaactctatgcaaaCAAATTATACATATACAACACAACAttctattcacatgttattaatatgtcacattatgaatcatccatcctgcaacatcattactcATCACATatcatcacatatgaactacttcctttttctaccacatcattcatcattctcatatacttttcctacgattcaaaacaacattgtaaaccaactatcatgctttc
Protein-coding sequences here:
- the LOC141617932 gene encoding uncharacterized protein LOC141617932 → MPKGFTNPNMPLLDGTTNPFDHISQYKQKMMTVTVVGQVKEACMCKGFGSTLAGPVFRWFVSLPNRSISTFAELVNVFTQQFACSRKPQKHVGDLYRIVQGAGETIGEYNTSFEAVQEKAAATIRLEEDILARPSLLNTPSVSSTSAVEKSGRKQPTSIGGILKALREIGDGVRWPKPPVEEQGWRKDSKKKCEFHRDNWHNTEDCYTLRREIKRLYEQGGSDLSGLTYSTAKRHATETKGDRPARSCRISHSDLPAVTFDEGDTYDEREHHDALIITLSMANCTVRKVLVYTGSSVNLIMLKTIENMGFSEKDLQKKTIPLVGFSGETANSLGEIVIPTYVGGVNKKIRYLVIDGTSTYNVILGRPWLHQMKAVPLTYHQCIKFPTPWGVETIRGDQEESRGSYKKALKCTASPPA